Sequence from the Thermococcus nautili genome:
GAAAGTGGGTGGGAGTTATCCTATCAGAGTTCAACAAATGGCAACTCTATATTCCCCGGGGCTTCGCCCACGGTTTTGTCGTGCTAAGCGATGTTGCAGACGTGGTTTATAAGGTGGACAACGTTTACGCTCCCGACCACGAGGGTGGTATTATCTGGAACGACCCGGAACTTGGCATAGACTGGCTAGTAGATGAACCAATAGTCTCAGAGAAAGACAAAAAATGGCCGACGCTGAAAGAGGCTATCAAGAGAGGCTGGGTGTTCTGAGGTGATGCTATGAGGGTCGCAATCATAGGGGCAAACGGCCAGCTTGGAACTGACTTAGTAAAGGTCTTCCGGGGGGAGCCAGGCTTTGAGGTCGTCCCGCTGACCCACAGGGACCTCGACGTGACGGTTTCCGAGAGCCTGAAGATTCTGAAGGAGGTCAAACCCGACGTCATAATCAACACGGCCGCCTACGTTCGTGTGGATGATGCTGAGCTCTATCCGGAGAGGGCCTTTACTGTTAACGCTATTGGAGCGCTCAACGTTGCAAGGGTTGCAGAGGAAATCGGAGCGGTGAACGTTTACATCAGCACAGATTATGTCTTTGACGGGGAGAAAGGAGAACCATACGCCGAGGATGACGTTCCAAACCCGATAAACGTCTACGGGACGAGCAAGCTTGCGGGGGAGATTTTCACGCGGAACTACTCAAGCAAATACTACATTATCCGTGTCGCAAGCCTCTACGGTAAGGCCGGCGCAAGTGGAAAGGGCGGGAACTTCGTGAACTGGGTCATTGAGAAGGCGAAGCGGGGCGAGAGACTTAGGATAGTTGACGACCAAGTAATGAGTCCGACTCACACCCTCGACGTTGCGAAGACTTTGGTGAGGTTCATACGACTTGAACCATCAGAGTATGGAGTGTACCACATGGTGAATGAAGGTTACTGCTCTTGGTACGAGTTCACTAAGACAATTTTTGAGATCCTTGGCTGGACCGTTGAAATTGAACCCATAAAGTCGAGCGAATTGAATCGGCTCGCAAGGAGGCCGAGGTTTTCGGCGCTGGAGAATGCAAGACTTCATGCGCTTGGCTTAAGAATGACCGGATGGAGAGAGGGATTAAGAGAGTACTTAAAAGAAATAAAGCTTCTTTACACTAGCGAAGGCAAAACACACGAATAGGGGAATTCAAAAGTGAATGAAGTGAATCCGGCGCTTTGCCGTTTACACTTGTGGTCAGGATGATTACATTGCATATGTTACGTTGATATTTGTTTTTAGTATCACTACATACCAGTAGACTCTTTAATATTTGAACTCTTCGAAAATATAAGCTGGTTCATGACAATAAATACATCAAAGCTAGATTTCAGTAAGTATCACAAAATCGAGAAAAACTTAAAAGGTATCTACCTGTAGGAAGTCAAGAGGTGTTGCTATGAGCTGGAATGACAGAAATGTTCTAATTACCGGTGTTAGTGGATTCGTGGGCTCCTATTTGGCTAAATACCTGATTGACCAGGGAGCAAACGTTTATGGCTTAATTAGAAGAAGGGCCGACGGTAGGATACCAAAGAACCTCGTAGATAGGGGCATATACAATGAGGTAAAACTTATTGAGGCCGATTTGCTAGATTTAGCTGGTTTGGCCAACGCAATTGATGAAGCTCAACCTGATGTTATTTTCCACCTCGCTGCGCAGTCCTTTGTTCCGAGGAGTTTCACCCATCCGTTGGAGACTTTCCAGATAAACACCCTTGGCACTGCTAATCTGCTTGAAGCAGTTAGGGTAAAGGATTACGACCCCACCATCGTCTTTGCAGGTTCCAGTGAGGAGTACGGTCTTGTAATCAGCTCGGAGGAACAGTACAATAGGGTTAAAGCTAAGTATGGTCATGTATCCCCCGAGCCCGAGAGAATCCCTGAGGTTCCAATAAACGAGGGCAATCCACTAAGGCCAATGTCACCCTATGCCGTCAGCAAGATTCACGGTGAATACATATTTAGAAACTACTATTACACCTACGGAATGAAGACCATCGTTTCAAGGGGATTCAACCATGAGGGGGCAGGAAGGGGAATAATGTTTGTTACCTCAGTAGTCACTAATCAGGTCATGAAGTACAAGTTTGGAGAGACGGATAAGATTCTCATTGGCAACGTCAATGCATTCAGGGACTGGAGCCATGTCATGGACATCGTCAGGGGTTACTGCCTGCTCGCGGAAAAGGGAAGACCTGGTGACGTCTACAACCAGGGTTCGATGCGGACCAACTCCGTCATGAGCTATATCCTCCTGAGCTTAGAACAGGCGGGTTGGAAGATTGAGAAAATCGAGACCATGAAGAATAACAAAGTCGTGGAGAATCCAACTGAAATTGACGATTCCGAAATGTTTGGAGTTAAATTCGAGAAAACCAAACTGGACAGGATGATGCTGGAAAATGAGATAGAATTTACAATAGAGGATGAGGGTGTCTGGGTGCACACTGACAAGGGCAAGATACCGGTGGTCTTTGACCCCAACAGATTCAGACCATCTGAAGTTCCGATTCTAATGGCTGATACAAGGAAGATACAGAAACTTGGGTTCAAGGCCGAGCATAGATTAACGGACATAATTAGGGATCAGCTGAACTATTTCCTCAGGCCAGAGAACAGGGTATGAATCCTTTTCTGATTTTCCAATTTTCGGAGGAGTTGCAATGTCTGCAGTTAGGACAATAACAAAGAATACGCTAGCGCTTATGGTTGCCTCTGTTGTTTCCAAAGGTCTTGCGTTCCTTACCTTAATTTTATTGGCAAGGTATTTGGGAAGCGAGAATTATGGGAAGTTGGCATTTGCAATGGCATTGACATCATTTTTTACAGTAATAGCGGATTTTGGCTTGAGTTCTTTGATAGTCAGAGAGGTTGCAAGGGGGAAGGAAAAAGCTGGGGTGTATCTGGGGACTTTCTCCATATTTAAAGTGTTCCTTGCTGTAGTAGTGTTCTTGGCTCTGGTTTTGATATCCCATTTTGGTGGTTATGACTACAGTACAAAAATTTTGATTCTTCTATTCGGGATTTAC
This genomic interval carries:
- the rfbD gene encoding dTDP-4-dehydrorhamnose reductase is translated as MRVAIIGANGQLGTDLVKVFRGEPGFEVVPLTHRDLDVTVSESLKILKEVKPDVIINTAAYVRVDDAELYPERAFTVNAIGALNVARVAEEIGAVNVYISTDYVFDGEKGEPYAEDDVPNPINVYGTSKLAGEIFTRNYSSKYYIIRVASLYGKAGASGKGGNFVNWVIEKAKRGERLRIVDDQVMSPTHTLDVAKTLVRFIRLEPSEYGVYHMVNEGYCSWYEFTKTIFEILGWTVEIEPIKSSELNRLARRPRFSALENARLHALGLRMTGWREGLREYLKEIKLLYTSEGKTHE
- a CDS encoding GDP-mannose 4,6-dehydratase; protein product: MSWNDRNVLITGVSGFVGSYLAKYLIDQGANVYGLIRRRADGRIPKNLVDRGIYNEVKLIEADLLDLAGLANAIDEAQPDVIFHLAAQSFVPRSFTHPLETFQINTLGTANLLEAVRVKDYDPTIVFAGSSEEYGLVISSEEQYNRVKAKYGHVSPEPERIPEVPINEGNPLRPMSPYAVSKIHGEYIFRNYYYTYGMKTIVSRGFNHEGAGRGIMFVTSVVTNQVMKYKFGETDKILIGNVNAFRDWSHVMDIVRGYCLLAEKGRPGDVYNQGSMRTNSVMSYILLSLEQAGWKIEKIETMKNNKVVENPTEIDDSEMFGVKFEKTKLDRMMLENEIEFTIEDEGVWVHTDKGKIPVVFDPNRFRPSEVPILMADTRKIQKLGFKAEHRLTDIIRDQLNYFLRPENRV